One Spiroplasma sp. NBRC 100390 DNA window includes the following coding sequences:
- the metG gene encoding methionine--tRNA ligase — protein MSNYKNERDIMSQNKKLFYVTTPIYYPSAQLHIGHAYTTTLADILNRYKKLDGYETFFLTGSDEHGEKIQKKAKEAGITPYEFTTMIVNNFKLLWNKLGIEYSKFIRTTDKTHELGVQKIFSKLYHKGDIYLGEYEGLYCVSCEEFLTESQLDKTTQQCLVCGNKPKKVKEETYFFKVSKYSQFLINYYNEHPDFIEPEARKNEMLNNFILPGLTDLSVTRTTFSWGIKTLENDKHIIYVWIDALSNYLTGLGYLSDDETLFNKFWNNPDVEILQLLGKEIARFHTIYWPSMLESLELRQPNKLLSHGWILFKDTKMSKSIGNVVDPLYLIDQYGRDVLRFYLGYEIPTDNDGKFSYEMFFESYNTHLVNNIGNLVSRVSNMISKYFNGELLSRGPLKNDLIDSCLLAIKSYQVAMNNYQISKALSIVLELCNKANKYIEESKPWELEKNQETAQLHTTLATLAYVIVVSAFLLQPVLIDHAQKIADYFNIDLQNLTFSTILSQEMIYNKRIEKKENLFERLNVEQELKRIETELN, from the coding sequence ATTAGCAATTACAAAAATGAGAGGGATATTATGAGCCAAAACAAGAAATTATTTTATGTCACAACACCAATTTATTATCCAAGCGCCCAGCTACATATTGGTCATGCTTATACAACAACTTTGGCGGATATTTTGAACCGTTATAAAAAGTTAGATGGTTATGAAACCTTTTTTTTAACTGGTAGTGATGAGCATGGTGAAAAGATTCAAAAGAAGGCAAAAGAAGCAGGTATTACACCATATGAATTTACAACAATGATTGTTAACAATTTCAAGTTACTATGAAATAAGTTAGGGATTGAGTATTCAAAGTTTATTCGAACAACAGATAAGACTCATGAACTTGGAGTTCAAAAGATTTTTAGTAAGTTGTATCATAAAGGGGATATTTATTTAGGTGAATATGAGGGTTTGTATTGTGTTAGCTGCGAGGAATTTTTAACAGAATCACAATTAGATAAAACAACCCAACAATGTTTGGTTTGTGGGAACAAACCAAAGAAAGTTAAGGAAGAAACTTATTTTTTTAAAGTTTCAAAATATAGTCAGTTTTTAATTAATTATTATAATGAGCATCCAGACTTTATTGAACCAGAAGCAAGAAAAAATGAAATGTTAAATAATTTTATTTTGCCAGGATTAACTGATTTATCAGTAACAAGAACAACTTTTTCCTGAGGAATTAAAACATTAGAAAATGATAAGCATATTATTTATGTCTGAATTGATGCACTATCTAATTACTTAACAGGATTAGGTTATTTATCAGATGATGAAACATTATTTAACAAGTTTTGAAATAATCCAGATGTTGAGATTTTGCAGTTGTTGGGGAAGGAGATTGCGCGGTTTCACACAATTTATTGACCAAGTATGTTAGAAAGTTTGGAACTACGTCAACCAAACAAACTTTTATCACACGGTTGAATTTTATTTAAAGATACCAAGATGAGTAAATCAATTGGTAATGTTGTTGACCCATTATATTTAATTGATCAATATGGTCGTGATGTTTTAAGATTTTATTTAGGATATGAAATTCCAACGGATAATGATGGAAAGTTTTCTTATGAAATGTTCTTTGAATCATATAATACCCATCTAGTTAATAACATTGGTAACTTAGTATCACGTGTAAGCAATATGATTAGTAAATATTTTAATGGGGAACTTCTATCACGAGGACCATTAAAAAATGATTTAATTGATAGTTGTCTTTTGGCAATTAAAAGTTATCAGGTGGCAATGAATAATTATCAAATCTCAAAAGCATTAAGTATTGTTTTAGAATTATGTAATAAAGCAAATAAATATATTGAAGAAAGTAAACCATGAGAATTAGAAAAGAATCAAGAAACAGCACAATTACATACAACGTTAGCAACGTTAGCTTATGTCATTGTTGTTAGTGCTTTTTTATTACAACCAGTATTAATTGATCATGCGCAAAAAATTGCGGATTACTTTAATATTGATTTACAAAATTTAACATTTTCAACAATTTTAAGTCAAGAAATGATATATAATAAAAGGATAGAAAAAAAAGAAAATTTATTTGAGCGTTTAAATGTTGAACAAGAATTAAAACGAATTGAGACAGAATTAAATTAG
- the mnmG gene encoding tRNA uridine-5-carboxymethylaminomethyl(34) synthesis enzyme MnmG — translation MKEYDVIVIGAGHAGVEASLVAARMQKKTLLITLHKDKIALMPCNPSIGGPAKGIVVREIDAIGGEMAKAADATALQMKLLNSSRGPAVWALRAQSDKIEYSKYMQTVIENQVNLEVYEGAVQSLLVDDNNVCYGVILKDQTQFFAKKVILTTGTYMQSLVLQGKEKKAQGPDGDITTAGLSTQLKHLGFELFRLKTGTPARVLNTSIDYTKAQPEPGTDMKLAFSYATKKFTPLQEQELCWLIHSTSTTHAIVQDHLPLSAMYSGNVKGTGPRYCPSFEDKIVRFADKPRHQIFLEPESKSLNTIYVQGFSTSMPIDVQDKMLRSLPGFENVEVLKWAYAIEYDAIVPTQLAHTLETKRIKNLYTAGQINGTSGYEEAACQGLMAGINAVLSINDQQPFILRRDQAYIGVLIDDLITKGTEEPYRLLTSRAEYRLLLRNDNAEERLKKYAHQFGLIDEQSWNEYQANVKSYNEVIQLLKDTYFTTKSPIIQKLATLEITNITERISGYNLLKRPNIELKYLEEELLPLKNLKSFLKQNLLINIRFEGYIKKEQEIALKTIKLENKLIPANLNYDLVDNLALEAREKFKKIRPISIGQANRISGINPADIQMLLFHLKKMEFESNR, via the coding sequence ATGAAAGAATATGATGTAATTGTTATTGGCGCGGGTCATGCTGGTGTTGAAGCAAGTTTAGTTGCGGCTAGAATGCAGAAAAAAACATTGTTAATTACTTTACATAAAGATAAAATTGCCTTAATGCCATGTAATCCCTCAATTGGTGGCCCAGCAAAAGGGATTGTTGTTCGTGAAATTGATGCTATTGGTGGTGAAATGGCAAAAGCTGCTGATGCAACTGCTTTACAAATGAAACTATTAAATTCTTCTCGCGGACCTGCAGTATGAGCATTACGAGCACAATCAGATAAAATTGAATATTCAAAATATATGCAAACTGTTATTGAAAACCAAGTTAATTTAGAGGTATATGAAGGAGCAGTTCAAAGTTTGTTGGTTGATGATAATAATGTTTGTTATGGTGTTATTTTAAAAGATCAAACCCAATTTTTTGCGAAGAAAGTTATTTTAACAACAGGGACATATATGCAATCATTGGTTTTGCAAGGAAAAGAAAAAAAAGCACAGGGACCCGACGGAGATATTACAACAGCAGGGTTATCAACACAATTAAAACACTTGGGATTTGAATTATTTCGGTTAAAAACAGGAACACCAGCTCGTGTGCTTAATACTTCAATTGATTATACAAAAGCTCAACCAGAACCAGGAACTGATATGAAATTAGCTTTTTCTTATGCAACAAAAAAATTTACACCACTACAAGAACAAGAATTATGTTGATTAATTCATTCAACATCAACAACACATGCTATTGTGCAAGACCACTTACCTTTATCAGCAATGTATTCTGGAAATGTCAAAGGGACTGGCCCACGTTATTGTCCTAGTTTTGAAGATAAAATTGTTCGTTTTGCTGATAAACCTCGTCATCAAATTTTTTTAGAACCAGAATCAAAAAGTTTAAATACAATTTATGTACAAGGATTTTCAACATCAATGCCAATTGATGTTCAGGACAAAATGCTACGTTCGTTACCCGGCTTTGAGAATGTTGAGGTTTTAAAATGAGCTTATGCAATTGAATATGATGCGATTGTCCCAACACAGTTGGCGCACACATTAGAGACAAAACGAATTAAAAACCTATATACGGCTGGACAAATTAACGGAACAAGCGGTTATGAGGAAGCTGCTTGTCAAGGATTAATGGCAGGAATTAATGCGGTATTAAGTATTAATGACCAACAACCATTTATTTTACGTCGCGATCAAGCTTATATTGGCGTTTTAATTGATGACTTAATTACAAAGGGGACAGAAGAACCTTATCGGTTATTAACTTCTCGCGCAGAATATCGGTTATTATTACGAAATGATAATGCGGAAGAACGTTTAAAAAAATATGCTCACCAGTTTGGTTTAATTGATGAACAAAGTTGAAACGAATATCAAGCAAATGTCAAAAGTTATAATGAAGTAATCCAATTACTAAAAGATACTTATTTTACTACAAAGTCACCAATCATTCAAAAGTTAGCAACGTTAGAAATTACGAATATTACCGAACGAATCTCGGGATATAATTTGTTAAAACGACCAAATATAGAGTTAAAATATTTGGAAGAGGAGTTATTACCTTTAAAGAATTTAAAATCCTTTTTAAAACAAAATTTGTTAATCAATATTCGTTTTGAAGGGTATATTAAAAAAGAACAAGAAATTGCTTTAAAAACAATTAAATTGGAAAACAAATTGATTCCTGCTAATTTAAATTATGATTTAGTCGATAATTTAGCACTTGAGGCACGAGAAAAATTTAAAAAGATTCGTCCTATTTCAATTGGGCAAGCGAATCGGATTTCGGGGATTAATCCAGCGGATATTCAAATGCTTTTGTTTCATTTAAAAAAAATGGAATTTGAATCAAATAGATAA
- the cysS gene encoding cysteine--tRNA ligase, producing MKLYNTLTRDFTDYGQTKKVNIYACGPTVYNYIHIGNARAIISVDLLVSFLQFQGIEVNYVQNYTDIDDKIINKAAAEHKTEQEIAEFYIQAFEEDVTNLNIKMPTKRVRVTDHINDIVTFIQALIKIGAAYEVKGNVYFNIKKYQEVYGCLANKKLAELEVNARIDHDENKHSQYDFALWKNTSTGLSFPFYDLNGQKYMGRPGWHTECAVLIDKFFNNQTIDIHAGGIDLVFPHHENERIQFFAKNEGKEISKIWMHNGHLNVANEKMSKSLDNSVLVRDFIKLYGANTLRYLLYATNYTQPLNVTDTIIGVVQNEIDKILKVLKAINLFLAEYDLSYNLAKHGDHVKKVLVELENNLNSPNVLTIISQMIKMINTQLRNKMLDLQLASDFYNIIFNIMNFNFKLPVISGEIREYLLEWIKSKDSKDFVKADELRKVLLEKDIL from the coding sequence ATGAAATTATATAATACTTTGACTCGTGATTTTACAGATTATGGTCAAACAAAAAAAGTTAATATTTATGCCTGTGGACCGACGGTTTACAATTATATTCATATTGGTAATGCTCGTGCTATTATTAGTGTTGATTTATTAGTTAGTTTTTTACAATTTCAAGGAATTGAAGTTAATTATGTCCAAAATTATACTGATATTGATGACAAAATTATTAATAAAGCTGCTGCAGAACATAAAACTGAACAAGAAATTGCGGAATTTTATATTCAGGCTTTTGAAGAAGATGTTACTAATTTAAATATTAAAATGCCAACAAAGCGGGTACGGGTTACTGATCATATCAATGATATTGTTACTTTTATTCAAGCATTAATTAAAATTGGAGCAGCATATGAAGTTAAGGGTAACGTTTATTTTAATATTAAAAAATATCAAGAGGTTTATGGTTGCTTAGCTAACAAGAAGTTAGCAGAATTAGAAGTTAATGCACGGATTGACCATGATGAAAATAAGCATAGTCAATATGATTTTGCTTTATGAAAAAATACTTCGACAGGACTTTCATTTCCATTTTATGATCTTAATGGTCAAAAATATATGGGTCGTCCAGGGTGACATACTGAATGTGCTGTTTTAATTGATAAATTTTTTAACAATCAAACCATTGATATTCATGCTGGTGGGATTGACTTGGTTTTCCCGCATCACGAGAATGAACGAATTCAGTTTTTTGCTAAAAATGAGGGGAAAGAAATTAGTAAAATTTGGATGCATAATGGACATTTAAACGTTGCAAATGAAAAAATGAGTAAGTCATTAGATAATAGTGTTTTAGTTCGTGACTTTATTAAATTATATGGTGCTAATACATTGCGCTATTTGTTATATGCAACTAACTATACTCAACCACTAAATGTTACTGATACTATTATTGGAGTTGTTCAAAATGAAATTGACAAGATTTTAAAAGTTTTAAAAGCAATTAATTTATTTTTAGCAGAATATGATTTAAGTTACAATTTAGCAAAACATGGTGACCATGTTAAAAAGGTTCTTGTTGAGTTAGAAAATAACTTAAATAGTCCTAATGTTTTAACAATTATTAGTCAAATGATAAAAATGATTAACACCCAATTACGTAATAAAATGTTAGATCTTCAATTAGCGAGTGATTTTTATAATATAATTTTTAATATTATGAATTTTAATTTTAAATTACCAGTTATTAGTGGTGAAATTCGTGAATATTTATTAGAATGAATTAAATCTAAAGATAGTAAAGATTTTGTTAAAGCTGATGAACTTCGAAAAGTTTTATTAGAAAAAGATATTCTTTAA
- the trmFO gene encoding methylenetetrahydrofolate--tRNA-(uracil(54)-C(5))-methyltransferase (FADH(2)-oxidizing) TrmFO encodes MKTKEINIVGAGLAGSEIAYQLAKRGLKVNLYEGKGKHKNLVQKLETFAELVCSNSFRSVSKENAIGILKEELKLLDSLILKTAYEVQVPGDDALSVDRELFSAKITATLLNHPNISIIYDEFTTIDPQQVTVIAAGPLISPNFETELKKLIGNKALYYYDGSAPIITKAGIDFTKAYYGGRHSDQKDYIICPLTEQEFRQLVTELVNAKRVIIPAFEKYFKGCQPIEIMAQTSQKILLNGPMSSNKLLNQNGEQPFAVVQLRQDNVIDSLYNLVGWQTNLTWPEQKRIIKQFIPGLADVEIVRYGVLHKNNYINAPKVLNQYLQFRQNSNIFFAGQIIGVEGYLESAASGLLCALNVYQYMIELPLIKLPSETVLGSLINYVTNPKQKDLKPMKANIGILPTLDTKFSSKSAKNLAIYQRAMEKLKETIKKYQIEI; translated from the coding sequence ATGAAAACAAAAGAAATTAATATTGTTGGGGCAGGCTTAGCTGGTTCAGAAATTGCGTATCAATTAGCGAAACGAGGATTAAAAGTTAACTTATATGAAGGAAAGGGAAAGCACAAGAATTTAGTTCAAAAATTAGAAACTTTTGCGGAATTAGTTTGTTCTAATTCTTTTCGTAGTGTATCAAAAGAAAATGCAATTGGTATTTTAAAAGAGGAATTAAAACTATTGGATTCATTAATCTTAAAAACAGCATATGAAGTGCAAGTGCCAGGAGATGATGCTCTTAGTGTTGATCGTGAGTTGTTTTCTGCAAAAATTACGGCAACATTATTAAATCATCCTAATATTTCCATTATATATGATGAATTTACAACGATTGACCCACAACAAGTTACTGTTATTGCAGCAGGACCGTTAATTAGTCCAAATTTTGAAACAGAATTAAAAAAGTTAATTGGGAACAAAGCGTTATATTATTATGATGGTTCAGCACCAATTATTACAAAAGCCGGAATTGATTTTACTAAAGCATATTATGGTGGACGCCATTCCGATCAAAAGGATTATATTATTTGTCCATTAACTGAGCAAGAATTTAGACAATTAGTGACAGAATTGGTTAATGCGAAGCGCGTTATTATCCCTGCTTTTGAAAAATATTTTAAAGGTTGTCAGCCAATTGAAATTATGGCGCAAACATCACAGAAGATCTTATTAAATGGACCAATGAGTAGTAATAAACTTTTAAATCAAAATGGTGAGCAACCATTTGCTGTTGTCCAACTACGACAAGACAATGTCATTGATAGTTTATATAATTTGGTTGGTTGACAAACAAATTTAACATGACCAGAGCAAAAACGAATTATTAAGCAATTCATTCCTGGTTTAGCTGATGTTGAGATTGTTCGTTATGGTGTTTTGCATAAAAATAATTATATTAATGCCCCAAAAGTTTTAAATCAGTATTTACAATTTAGACAAAATAGTAACATCTTTTTTGCTGGTCAAATTATTGGTGTTGAAGGTTATTTAGAATCAGCTGCATCAGGATTATTGTGTGCTCTTAATGTTTATCAATATATGATAGAATTACCCTTAATTAAATTACCATCAGAAACCGTTTTAGGTTCATTAATTAATTATGTTACTAATCCAAAACAAAAAGATTTAAAACCAATGAAAGCAAATATCGGGATTCTACCAACATTAGACACTAAATTTTCAAGTAAATCGGCAAAAAATTTGGCAATTTATCAACGGGCAATGGAAAAATTAAAAGAAACTATTAAAAAGTATCAAATTGAAATATAA
- the rlmB gene encoding 23S rRNA (guanosine(2251)-2'-O)-methyltransferase RlmB: MQEYIYIYGINPVVESLLNPTMKANKLYLLDKNKNNDYYLKLAQDRHLKVVFCSFDKMTSLVKTNKHQNLVLEILKPQNYLLETITEHSLQKKHPFLLVLDQISDPHNFGAILRTCDMFNVDGVIILDKRQVDINATVAKTSAGAFNYVPVARVNNLTNAVEYLKKQGFWIYATSLTTEAQKVNELSYDTPVCLIVGSEGMGISPKLLKHSDFNLYIPTTGHLDSLNVSVASAILIYQIKILQQ; this comes from the coding sequence ATGCAAGAATATATATACATTTATGGAATTAATCCAGTTGTTGAATCCTTATTAAATCCAACAATGAAGGCTAATAAATTATATTTATTAGATAAAAATAAAAATAATGATTATTATTTAAAATTAGCACAAGATCGTCATCTGAAGGTTGTTTTTTGTTCCTTTGATAAAATGACATCTTTAGTAAAAACAAATAAGCATCAAAACTTAGTGCTAGAAATTTTAAAACCGCAAAATTATTTGCTTGAAACAATAACTGAACATTCCTTACAAAAGAAGCATCCATTTTTATTAGTTCTTGACCAAATTTCTGATCCGCATAATTTTGGGGCCATTCTCCGAACTTGTGATATGTTTAATGTTGATGGGGTCATTATTTTGGATAAGCGGCAAGTTGATATTAATGCTACTGTTGCAAAAACTTCGGCAGGAGCTTTTAATTATGTTCCTGTTGCTCGGGTAAATAATTTGACAAATGCTGTTGAATATTTAAAAAAACAAGGTTTTTGAATTTATGCTACCAGTTTAACAACAGAAGCACAAAAAGTGAATGAATTAAGTTATGATACCCCTGTTTGTTTAATTGTGGGGAGTGAGGGAATGGGGATTAGTCCTAAGTTACTAAAACATTCTGATTTTAATCTTTATATTCCAACAACAGGACATCTAGATTCTTTAAATGTATCAGTTGCTAGTGCAATTTTAATTTATCAAATTAAAATACTACAACAATAA
- a CDS encoding RNA polymerase subunit sigma, protein MILINEYELLYLFQEGHNNKAIINLYKLYAPFLEEVKRRTFYKYFALPIELSDLESLKYFSVLESAKMYNPQSRKKLKDFIFQRYTWDIHKQIRQCLNMKNRVLNYYVKLANDNVTSDEEYFSSKLARFDEQKQVIKLFYQQLSPLEKEVFRLWYAGENIYNIHQLLALDYRQVDNAMQRIMQKTKNFYKNN, encoded by the coding sequence TTGATTCTTATTAATGAATATGAACTACTCTATTTATTTCAAGAAGGTCACAATAATAAAGCAATAATTAATTTATATAAATTATATGCGCCTTTTTTAGAAGAAGTAAAGCGGCGAACTTTTTATAAGTATTTTGCCTTACCAATTGAATTATCTGATTTAGAAAGTTTAAAATATTTTTCAGTGTTAGAAAGTGCAAAAATGTATAATCCCCAATCACGCAAAAAATTAAAAGATTTTATTTTTCAACGTTATACATGAGATATTCATAAACAAATTCGCCAATGTTTAAATATGAAAAATCGGGTTTTAAATTATTATGTTAAATTAGCAAATGATAATGTTACAAGTGATGAAGAATATTTTTCATCAAAACTTGCGCGTTTTGATGAACAAAAACAAGTTATTAAACTATTTTATCAACAGTTATCACCATTAGAAAAAGAAGTCTTTCGGTTGTGGTATGCGGGGGAAAATATTTATAATATTCATCAACTTTTAGCACTAGACTATCGGCAAGTTGATAATGCAATGCAACGAATTATGCAAAAAACAAAAAATTTTTATAAAAATAATTAA
- the rpmG gene encoding 50S ribosomal protein L33, with product MREKIILVCSECLNRNYSTFKNKMTQKERLEINKFCKTCNKHTKHKETR from the coding sequence ATGCGTGAAAAGATCATATTAGTATGCTCGGAATGTTTAAACCGGAATTATTCAACATTTAAGAATAAGATGACACAAAAAGAGAGATTAGAAATAAATAAGTTTTGTAAAACATGTAACAAGCATACGAAACATAAAGAAACAAGGTAG
- the secE gene encoding preprotein translocase subunit SecE has protein sequence MAKKAKDENAKKEIKPILTKEEKKALKLQKKNEKAALIFQKKASKTAPIQVGTKKEIIAPEIDENGEPIKKGLFKRKHSDKSKRTNWKLAFREFPVKMAKEVTRIRWTSKGSLGRKFLITILFIIAFAIFYLVLDLVLHHLLTVARII, from the coding sequence ATGGCTAAAAAAGCGAAAGATGAGAATGCAAAAAAAGAAATTAAACCAATTTTAACAAAGGAAGAAAAAAAGGCGTTAAAATTACAAAAGAAAAATGAGAAAGCAGCGCTAATTTTTCAAAAAAAAGCAAGTAAAACAGCGCCAATTCAAGTTGGAACAAAAAAAGAAATTATTGCACCAGAAATTGATGAAAATGGTGAGCCAATTAAAAAAGGTCTTTTTAAGCGTAAACATTCAGATAAAAGTAAAAGAACAAATTGAAAATTAGCATTTCGTGAATTTCCCGTTAAAATGGCTAAAGAAGTAACAAGAATTCGTTGGACAAGCAAAGGTAGTTTAGGGCGCAAGTTTTTAATAACAATCTTATTTATTATTGCTTTTGCGATATTTTATTTAGTATTGGATTTAGTTTTACACCATTTACTAACTGTTGCGCGCATTATATAA
- the nusG gene encoding transcription termination/antitermination protein NusG: MTEQNTMTELETNNDKLDNSEDLEDVTKYPGKWYVINCYSGHEDRVRDDLIQRVESLNMKDVVFDIRVVKETVLAKKTKATEKNVYPGYIFINMIMNDEAWYIVRNTTGVTGFIGSSGRGTKPFPLTDQEAKTMLSKSLAAKKAAAQQGKKVKKVFVANFEVNDYVRILSGTFVEMEGQVTKIDTSKGIATVNLEMFGRLTPTEVDFDQCEKIG; the protein is encoded by the coding sequence ATGACAGAACAAAACACAATGACAGAACTAGAGACGAATAATGATAAATTGGATAATAGTGAAGATTTAGAAGATGTTACGAAGTATCCCGGAAAATGATATGTAATTAATTGTTATTCTGGTCACGAAGATCGTGTCCGTGATGATTTAATTCAACGGGTAGAATCATTAAATATGAAAGATGTTGTTTTTGATATTAGAGTTGTAAAAGAGACAGTACTTGCCAAAAAAACAAAAGCAACAGAAAAAAATGTTTATCCAGGATATATTTTTATTAATATGATTATGAATGATGAAGCTTGATATATTGTCCGAAATACAACTGGTGTTACAGGGTTTATTGGATCATCAGGACGTGGAACAAAACCGTTTCCATTAACTGATCAAGAAGCAAAGACAATGCTTTCAAAGTCACTAGCAGCTAAAAAAGCGGCAGCACAACAAGGAAAAAAAGTTAAAAAAGTGTTTGTTGCTAACTTTGAAGTTAATGATTATGTTCGTATTTTATCAGGAACTTTTGTTGAAATGGAAGGACAAGTCACAAAAATTGATACTTCAAAAGGAATTGCAACGGTAAACTTAGAGATGTTTGGTCGTTTAACACCTACCGAGGTTGATTTCGACCAATGTGAAAAGATTGGTTAA
- a CDS encoding DNA-3-methyladenine glycosylase has protein sequence MLNLTRLADPAFFSQNAVIVAQQLLGKYLIRIIDGKQIICKIIETEAYDGPADDANHGFNNKRSFRNETLFWQGGYAHIFMIYGMYFCFNIVTDQVDYPSAVLLRAGEIILDETIPNFISKPNLANGPGKLSRYLKINKTDDGLDLIKSSTLYLGQETIPSVFDITTTPRVNIDYATNFKLKPYRFYITNHKAVSKK, from the coding sequence ATGCTAAATTTAACACGGTTAGCAGATCCTGCTTTTTTTTCGCAAAATGCTGTTATTGTTGCACAACAATTATTAGGGAAGTATTTAATTCGTATTATTGATGGGAAACAAATTATTTGTAAAATTATTGAAACAGAAGCTTATGATGGGCCAGCTGATGATGCTAATCATGGTTTTAATAATAAACGAAGTTTCCGAAATGAAACATTATTTTGACAAGGTGGCTATGCTCATATTTTTATGATTTATGGGATGTATTTTTGTTTTAATATTGTTACTGATCAAGTCGATTACCCTAGTGCTGTTTTGCTGCGAGCTGGTGAAATTATTCTTGATGAAACAATTCCTAATTTTATTAGTAAACCTAATTTAGCAAACGGCCCCGGAAAACTATCACGTTATTTAAAAATTAATAAAACTGATGATGGTCTTGACCTTATTAAAAGTTCAACATTATATTTAGGACAAGAAACAATCCCGAGTGTTTTTGACATTACAACAACCCCACGGGTTAATATTGATTATGCAACTAATTTTAAGTTAAAACCATATCGTTTTTATATTACAAATCATAAGGCAGTTTCGAAAAAGTAA
- a CDS encoding HNH endonuclease signature motif containing protein, protein MSKTKNTEIWKIHPDFPYLEISNMGRVRNNVTKKVKELKKPKNTNYFLIRRREEGKTKTKPLHKLVVELFIGQVPPNMTIDHINGNPRDNRAENLEIVSKRENTMRQIRMWSHPHSFYNRNLIEAHSEKRWMYRDQLYNWIDLLKILHAKGIIYYQVKWRGSASGRIGQLPNGETIMRVKNIDFDNDDDF, encoded by the coding sequence ATGAGTAAAACAAAAAACACAGAAATTTGAAAAATTCATCCTGATTTTCCTTATCTTGAAATTAGTAATATGGGTCGTGTTCGTAATAATGTGACCAAGAAAGTTAAGGAATTAAAAAAACCTAAAAACACGAATTATTTTTTAATTCGTCGTCGTGAAGAAGGAAAAACAAAAACAAAACCGCTGCATAAATTAGTTGTTGAGTTATTTATTGGTCAAGTGCCACCGAACATGACAATTGATCATATTAATGGTAATCCACGGGATAATCGTGCCGAAAATCTTGAAATTGTATCAAAACGGGAAAATACAATGCGTCAAATTCGAATGTGGTCACATCCGCATAGTTTTTACAATCGAAATTTAATAGAGGCACATAGCGAAAAACGTTGAATGTATCGCGATCAATTATACAATTGGATTGACTTATTAAAAATCCTACATGCTAAAGGAATTATTTACTATCAAGTTAAATGAAGAGGTAGTGCCAGTGGGCGTATTGGTCAATTACCAAATGGTGAAACCATTATGCGAGTAAAAAACATTGATTTTGACAATGATGATGATTTTTAA
- a CDS encoding isochorismatase family protein, giving the protein MNKKALIVIDYQNDFVDPKGSLYVPGAEKLHHQILNLIKSFQDNKDLVIATKDFHPKNHCSFTKWPPHCLANSLGSELYQLPESYFNKIILKGTHQNLDSYSAFFSDDQSSNGLHEFLQEQNVTDLVLVGVALDVCVSATLTDAIKLNYHGYLDLRCTVGLKPHITF; this is encoded by the coding sequence ATGAATAAAAAAGCATTAATTGTTATTGATTATCAAAATGATTTTGTTGATCCAAAGGGATCATTATATGTTCCTGGAGCAGAAAAACTCCACCACCAAATTTTAAACCTAATTAAAAGTTTCCAAGATAATAAAGACTTAGTTATCGCCACAAAAGATTTTCATCCCAAAAATCATTGTTCATTCACAAAATGACCACCCCATTGTCTTGCCAATAGTTTGGGAAGTGAACTTTATCAATTACCAGAAAGTTATTTTAATAAAATTATTTTAAAAGGAACCCACCAAAACCTTGACAGTTATAGTGCTTTTTTTAGTGACGATCAATCTTCCAACGGTTTACATGAATTCTTGCAAGAGCAAAATGTTACTGACCTTGTTCTAGTTGGTGTTGCTTTAGATGTTTGTGTTTCAGCAACTTTAACTGATGCTATTAAACTAAATTATCATGGTTATCTTGACCTAAGATGTACTGTTGGTCTGAAACCTCATATTACTTTTTAA